A window of Streptomyces gilvosporeus contains these coding sequences:
- a CDS encoding transglutaminaseTgpA domain-containing protein, with amino-acid sequence MSGRGRLALCAAMATLCAACALLPLVQPFDWLVLAAILLAVVSGAGALMRRVPLARPLTIAAQALLAVLVLTVCFVHDRAVLGLLPGPDAVTEFARLVHEGLRDAGRYATPAPATPGIRLLLVAGVLLIGLVVDALAVTYRSAAPAGLPLLALYSVAAGLSQGGAGWLWFLVAAAGYLMLLLAEGRDRLSQWGRVFGGTGTARPGGLGSAGGAPPPVRTGHRIGALALGIALVVPAALPSLGGGLIGPPGDGNGPGGGGGTISAVNPLVSLQNSLNQPDDKEVLNYRTTTGDTSDLYLRIVALDRFDGAAWRPSERTVTDVPGRLPGPPGLSADVPTTTVNTSISTADWYAQNWLPLPYPASRVDIAGRWRFEPAGRTLVGDRGQTTRGVQYQVESLQVRPTAKQLAAAPRPPARLVREYTKVPASLPSVVRRTARAVTRGAHTAYDKAVDLQDWFSLNGGFTYNTQVSAGSGSEAIARFLKDREGFCVHFSFSMAAMARTLGIPARVAVGFTPGTPQSDGTTSVSLKDAHAWPELYFQGIGWTRFEPTPSRGSVPDYTYRDHGSTGADPTDPAPRPAPSAEAPHTPSTDPSCAPGERRQGSGTACAAAPAPPGARPTAGGPALWQVLAGGVAAVLVALLLCVPLLWRLRIRSRRLSGGDAATDPLPAWQELLDTAWDFGILPDESLTPRRAAARIIRIGELQGEAAEAAHRMAAAVEQTLYAPQPHPVSGLATDVRRVHAGLHTAATRTLRLRARLAPRSAARLVRACSARWTAFTGRCRTSAPAAAARRATSALRPGRQRA; translated from the coding sequence ATGAGTGGGCGGGGCCGACTGGCGCTGTGCGCGGCCATGGCGACGCTGTGCGCGGCCTGCGCACTGCTGCCGCTGGTGCAGCCCTTCGACTGGCTGGTGCTGGCTGCGATCCTGCTGGCGGTCGTGAGCGGTGCGGGCGCGCTGATGCGGCGGGTGCCGCTGGCCAGACCGCTGACCATCGCGGCGCAGGCGCTGCTCGCCGTCCTGGTGCTGACCGTGTGCTTCGTCCATGACCGGGCGGTTCTCGGGCTGTTGCCCGGGCCGGACGCCGTTACGGAGTTCGCCCGGCTGGTCCACGAGGGTCTCCGGGACGCCGGCCGCTACGCCACCCCGGCACCGGCCACCCCCGGCATCCGGCTGCTGCTGGTGGCCGGGGTGCTGCTGATCGGCCTGGTGGTGGACGCGCTGGCGGTCACCTACCGCAGCGCCGCCCCCGCCGGGCTGCCGCTGCTCGCGCTGTACTCGGTGGCGGCCGGGCTGTCCCAGGGCGGCGCGGGCTGGCTGTGGTTCCTGGTGGCGGCGGCCGGCTATCTGATGCTGCTGCTCGCCGAGGGCCGCGACCGGCTCTCCCAGTGGGGCCGGGTCTTCGGCGGGACGGGCACGGCCCGGCCGGGCGGCCTCGGCTCCGCGGGCGGCGCCCCGCCCCCGGTGCGTACCGGCCACCGGATCGGCGCGCTGGCCCTGGGGATCGCGCTGGTGGTGCCCGCCGCGCTGCCCTCGCTGGGCGGCGGGCTGATCGGCCCGCCCGGCGACGGCAACGGCCCCGGCGGCGGGGGCGGCACGATCTCCGCGGTCAACCCGCTGGTCTCGTTGCAGAACAGCCTCAACCAGCCGGACGACAAGGAAGTCCTCAACTACCGCACGACCACCGGGGACACCAGCGATCTGTATCTGCGGATAGTGGCCCTGGACCGGTTCGACGGCGCGGCCTGGAGGCCGTCCGAACGCACCGTCACCGACGTCCCCGGCCGGCTGCCGGGACCGCCCGGCCTCTCCGCCGACGTGCCCACGACCACGGTCAACACCTCCATCTCGACCGCCGACTGGTACGCCCAGAACTGGCTGCCGCTCCCCTACCCCGCCTCCCGGGTGGACATCGCCGGGCGCTGGCGCTTCGAGCCCGCCGGCCGCACCCTGGTCGGCGACCGGGGGCAGACCACCCGCGGGGTGCAGTACCAGGTCGAGAGCCTTCAGGTGCGGCCGACCGCGAAACAGCTGGCCGCGGCCCCGCGGCCGCCCGCCCGGCTGGTCCGGGAGTACACCAAGGTCCCCGCCTCGCTGCCCTCGGTGGTGCGCCGGACCGCGCGCGCGGTCACCCGCGGCGCACACACCGCGTACGACAAGGCGGTCGACCTCCAGGACTGGTTCTCGCTCAACGGCGGTTTCACCTACAACACGCAGGTCAGCGCGGGCAGCGGCAGCGAGGCCATCGCCCGCTTCCTGAAGGACCGGGAGGGCTTCTGCGTCCACTTCTCCTTCTCGATGGCGGCGATGGCGCGGACCCTGGGGATCCCCGCCCGGGTAGCGGTCGGCTTCACGCCGGGCACCCCGCAGTCCGATGGCACCACCTCCGTCAGCCTCAAGGACGCGCACGCCTGGCCCGAGCTGTACTTCCAGGGCATCGGCTGGACCCGCTTCGAACCGACCCCGAGCCGCGGCAGCGTCCCCGACTACACCTACCGCGACCACGGGTCGACCGGCGCCGATCCCACCGACCCCGCGCCCCGGCCCGCACCGTCCGCCGAAGCGCCGCACACCCCGTCCACGGACCCGAGCTGCGCCCCCGGTGAGCGGCGGCAGGGCTCCGGGACGGCCTGTGCGGCGGCGCCCGCCCCGCCCGGCGCCCGCCCCACGGCCGGTGGCCCCGCTCTCTGGCAGGTCCTGGCCGGCGGCGTGGCCGCGGTGCTCGTCGCGCTGCTGCTCTGCGTGCCGCTGCTGTGGCGGCTGCGGATACGCTCCCGACGGCTGTCGGGCGGCGACGCGGCGACGGACCCCCTGCCTGCCTGGCAGGAGCTGCTGGACACGGCCTGGGACTTCGGGATCCTGCCGGACGAGTCGCTGACGCCGCGCAGGGCGGCCGCCCGGATCATTCGCATCGGGGAACTGCAAGGGGAAGCCGCCGAGGCCGCCCACCGGATGGCCGCGGCGGTCGAGCAGACGCTGTACGCCCCGCAGCCGCACCCGGTGTCCGGCCTCGCCACCGACGTCCGGCGGGTCCACGCCGGACTGCATACGGCGGCCACCCGCACCCTGCGGCTGCGCGCCCGGCTCGCCCCGCGCTCCGCGGCCCGGCTCGTCCGGGCCTGCTCGGCCCGCTGGACGGCCTTCACCGGCCGCTGCCGCACCAGCGCCCCGGCCGCCGCCGCCCGCCGCGCGACATCGGCCCTGCGGCCGGGACGGCAGCGGGCGTAG
- a CDS encoding DUF3040 domain-containing protein: MPLSEHEQRMLEQMERALYAEDPKFATALEGSGLRTYTRRRVYQAVAGFLVGIGLLMAGMVVPLIWVSVVGFLVMLGCAVLAVTGWRKAPKPGEQQSSAGGSARRQPRQRRSMMNRIEDRWQRRRDEQGH; this comes from the coding sequence GTGCCGCTCTCGGAGCACGAGCAGCGCATGCTCGAGCAGATGGAGCGAGCGCTGTACGCCGAAGATCCCAAGTTCGCGACAGCGCTTGAGGGAAGCGGGCTGCGTACGTACACCCGGCGACGGGTCTACCAAGCGGTCGCGGGCTTCCTGGTCGGTATCGGCCTGCTCATGGCCGGCATGGTCGTCCCGCTGATCTGGGTCAGCGTGGTGGGCTTCCTCGTCATGCTCGGCTGCGCGGTGCTGGCCGTCACCGGATGGCGTAAGGCCCCCAAGCCGGGTGAACAGCAGTCCTCCGCGGGCGGATCCGCCCGCCGCCAGCCCCGTCAGCGCCGCTCGATGATGAACCGCATCGAGGACCGCTGGCAGCGCCGCCGCGACGAACAGGGCCACTGA